One genomic region from Anticarsia gemmatalis isolate Benzon Research Colony breed Stoneville strain chromosome 7, ilAntGemm2 primary, whole genome shotgun sequence encodes:
- the LOC142974133 gene encoding uncharacterized protein LOC142974133 — protein sequence MDSNMDGIYTDKRKPRRLMKVTEAKVSDYVQVNRKYWKSVLHHIDTRNQSALEESKALAAVLPDKLYHKVCSTLNIPVVKLQEEEDESIRVKLPRRQVKEPQLSHRKCLHIDREIDSDTDVEYCPSDEEEPLNVHQELLSKPVREQITWATHYLQPEREDEKSLVKKADDLTDRIANEFCEYMKQLGGDQQSQLFTPKAIKELFQIEFDTHVARSLRVVPKELPCVDDKVAHVTGHPENSRRSMLEREITKDIVAEQREDLVTAFGRSLPMHDQYHGPRNFTKKQWRSSRHVPKDLVTLKTVWEGITNLRSVKEYCRWMIDHPEHRRPPYLSSLGLFDPAVLDARLTFEAEYQLTSPIESSHDTAPIELIHRKLSELADTS from the exons ATGGATAGCAATATGGATGGTATTTATACCGACAAGAGAAAACCACGCAGGCTAATGAAGGTCACTGAAGCCAAAGTGTCAGACTACGTCCAAGTTAATAGAAAATACTGGAAGAGCGTTCTACATCATATAGACACGCGCAATCAGTCCGCG TTGGAGGAAAGTAAAGCATTAGCTGCGGTGTTGCCTGATAAACTGTATCATAAAGTGTGCTCCACACTGAACATACCTGTCGTCAAGCTtcaagaagaagaagatgagAGCATTAGAG TGAAGCTACCACGACGCCAAGTGAAGGAACCGCAGTTGTCTCATAGAAAGTGTCTGCACATTGATAGAGAAATTGATTCTGACACCGACGTCGAATATTGTCCCAG TGATGAGGAGGAGCCGTTAAATGTTCACCAAGAGTTGTTGAGCAAGCCGGTACGTGAACAAATAACGTGGGCCACACATTACCTGCAGCCGGAGAGAGAAGACGAGAAGAGCCTTGTCAAAAAAGCCGATGACCTCACTGATAgg atcgCTAACGAATTTTGTGAGTACATGAAACAACTCGGTGGGGATCAGCAGTCGCAATTATTCACACCTAAAGCTATCAAGGAACTATTTCAA ATTGAGTTTGATACTCACGTAGCACGAAGTCTCCGAGTGGTGCCCAAAGAACTACCATGTGTTGATGATAAGGTTGCCCATGTAACCGGACATCCAGAG AATTCCCGCCGCTCGATGCTGGAACGCGAGATAACCAAGGATATCGTGGCGGAACAGCGAGAAGACTTAGTGACGGCATTCGGACGCAGTCTACCAATGCATGACCAGTACCATGGACCGAGGAACTTTACTAAGAAACAGTGGAGATCATCACGACATGTGCCCAAAGATCTTGTCACGCTTAAAACTGTTTGGGAAGGGATTACGAACTTGcg GAGCGTAAAAGAATATTGTCGATGGATGATCGACCACCCAGAACACCGTCGGCCTCCATACTTGAGCAGCCTCGGGCTGTTCGATCCAGCAGTGTTGGACGCGAGGCTCACCTTCGAAGCCGAGTACCAGCTCACCTCCCCCATAGAATCGTCACACGACACCGCCCCTATAGAACTGATACATAGGAAATTATCTGAACTGGCTGATACCAGTTAA
- the LOC142974134 gene encoding uncharacterized protein LOC142974134 — translation MEWNNIIRTATNNGERVASTYADIYFNDDYCEYVKPKDEESETNEAQLDTISDEDAWQSPSDLLIGIIDLIPPFTSKITRGKTHEGILAIGDGVLARERERFVKYMSKLMRENDAAWNHILEHEKSVVAKKVKEIYRKILAEKSKILMKEVNTFYESSLQELEDHLRKELQGVLVSAHASIISDMNTEIKEKLKKEKAILEKTLQQRYDSEVKKIKLYYKLLLENEFNRHQKLVNQALYDRNDALKAFYRQIEAENTTSTMYMMCTERKKCKIKQFLLDNYHGTEVAEKLKKIKERQDVINAFKERERHISDINKEWEEKTKKILQLFLKFVSFSLKLLPEQTTFLLDLEKMVVLQLNEIQKSPITTKSILVDEQDLNTFKFEELGEEKPVCIQEPFVIVGDTAPSIPTPHGSRETLASNVDLPMIRLQRQFIYAKCDKFHQVKAFLESQRCKCRDGLPRQDSPDDSDESVPPAEPPPPAPESESSNEPLLMDDITILRDCPIRRCQDWVKKYSFPYLNNYLDFTEEKYIRVKDILGKPPKKNIEPELVDPREIVRQELPFAATKEKYHHVETQYSSQEDIGITNIKCPCTDEFVQKVEDLTKPIKSKDKQEKQNKEINAILAKRKMSLERVINENPNLLKLFTDESFDFIYTLKI, via the coding sequence ATGGAATGGAATAATATTATTCGCACAGCGACTAACAATGGCGAACGTGTAGCAAGTACATACGCAGATATTTACTTCAATGATGATTATTGTGAATATGTAAAGCCTAAAGATGAAGAATCTGAAACAAACGAAGCACAGCTTGATACTATTTCAGACGAAGATGCGTGGCAATCTCCCAGTGACCTATTGATAGGTATAATAGACTTGATCCCACCATTCACATCAAAAATAACCCGGGGTAAAACTCATGAAGGTATTCTTGCAATCGGCGATGGAGTATTAGCGAGGGAGAGGGAGAGGTTTGTTAAATATATGAGTAAACTCATGCGTGAAAATGATGCCGCCTGGAATCATATTTTAGAACACGAAAAATCGGTGGTTGCCAAAAAGGTAAAAGAAATATACAGAAAAATTCTTGCggaaaaaagtaaaattctGATGAAAGAAGTAAACACTTTTTATGAAAGCTCTCTCCAAGAACTCGAAGACCATTTGCGAAAAGAGCTGCAAGGTGTGTTGGTCAGCGCTCACGCCAGTATCATTAGTGATATGAAtacagaaataaaagaaaaacttaaaaaagaaaaggcCATTCTCGAGAAAACCCTTCAGCAAAGATATGACAGCGAggtgaaaaaaattaaactgtattataaacttcTTTTAGAAAATGAGTTTAACAGACATCAAAAATTAGTCAATCAGGCTCTATATGATAGAAATGACGCACTGAAGGCTTTTTACAGACAAATAGAGGCAGAGAATACCACAAGTACTATGTATATGATGTGCACTGaacgaaaaaaatgtaaaataaagcaATTCCTACTTGATAATTATCACGGCACAGAAGTAGCAGAAAAGCTAAAgaagatcaaagaacgccaagACGTTATAAATGCTTTTAAAGAAAGGGAACGACATATTTCAGATATTAATAAAGAATGGGAagagaaaacaaagaaaatactacaactgtttttaaagtttgtgaGTTTTAGTTTAAAGCTGCTACCTgaacaaacaacatttttacttGATCTAGAAAAAATGGTTGTTCTGCAACTTAATGAAATCCAAAAATCTCCTATTACTACAAAATCTATACTAGTCGATGAGCaagatttaaatacatttaaatttgaagAACTTGGTGAAGAAAAACCTGTGTGCATTCAAGAACCTTTTGTAATAGTTGGCGATACTGCGCCCTCTATACCAACTCCTCATGGCAGCAGAGAAACTTTAGCATCAAATGTCGATCTACCGATGATTAGACTTCAGAGGCAATTTATTTACGCGAAGTGCGATAAGTTTCATCAAGTGAAAGCGTTTCTAGAATCCCAGCGATGCAAGTGTAGAGACGGACTGCCGAGACAAGATTCTCCTGACGACTCTGATGAATCCGTGCCTCCCGCTGAACCACCACCACCTGCACCTGAGAGCGAATCATCGAATGAGCCCCTTCTCATGGATGATATTACAATACTTCGCGACTGCCCAATAAGACGTTGCCAGGACTGGGTGAAGAAATATAGTTTTCCTTATTTGAACAATTACTTGGATTTTACTGAGGAGAAATATATCAGGGTCAAAGACATACTAGGGAAGCCGCCAAAAAAGAACATTGAACCAGAGCTAGTAGATCCCAGAGAAATCGTGCGGCAGGAGCTGCCTTTTGCTGCAACTAAAGAGAAATATCATCACGTAGAGACACAATATTCGAGCCAAGAAGATATAGGTATAACCAATATAAAATGTCCATGTACCGATGAATTCGTTCAAAAAGTAGAGGACTTGACCAAGCCTATCAAATCGAAGGATAAACAggagaaacaaaacaaagaaataaacgcAATCCTGGCAAAGCGTAAGATGTCACTGGAACGCGTCATTAACGAAAATCCAAACTTACTGAAATTATTTACCGATGagagttttgattttatttatactctgAAAATATGA
- the LOC142974402 gene encoding organic cation transporter protein-like, whose protein sequence is MSEKNSDRAMEFESVLYGAVGQFGKFQMISIALAAFPALICGFMATDYIFTIGSLPYRCAIPECDGPEPEFSPAWILNAVPTSTSTTSGFDNCYRYVNASESAVSSRASETCPATLFDTNTTTACESYVYQRTNTAVYDFNLECKEWLRVLPGTLNSAGGMVSLVLAGFISDRLGRRMSIVFFSFNVALVGVIRAFSVNFAMYTALQFLQTAIGGGAFSAAYILASEIVGPKYRVRTSATISSAFAVGQAIMGTIAFLIPAWRTLSLVLYIPVFVITSYLWILCESYRWLLSTNKQKEAKATLEYAARLNKKSISDNDMNFLLSAIPRKIEDNKHVNDGNVLYRVLKSPVLLRRCCTTPFMWMTTTFIYYGLSINSVSLSGNMYLNFVAIAAIEIPGFWTAVLLLDRVGRRITLFVGFFVCAVCCIAFAFIPQGMYIAPLILYLTGKYCIGMVMTSLYLFTAELYPTRHRHSFLGFSSMLGRIGSIIAPLTPPLMEYWSGIPSMMFAVTALISAGLVLTQPETRGQNVPDTIEDAERLGKK, encoded by the coding sequence ATGTCCGAAAAGAACAGTGATCGTGCCATGGAATTCGAATCTGTGTTATACGGTGCAGTGGGGCAATTCGGAAAATTTCAAATGATTTCCATCGCTCTCGCGGCTTTTCCGGCACTAATTTGTGGTTTTATGGCAACCGACTACATATTTACCATCGGCAGCCTGCCTTACCGATGTGCGATACCGGAATGTGACGGTCCAGAGCCAGAATTTTCACCAGCGTGGATTTTGAACGCCGTACCGACTAGTACGTCAACGACGTCCGGGTTTGATAACTGTTATCGCTACGTTAACGCGAGCGAGAGTGCTGTGTCATCCCGAGCGAGCGAAACATGCCCGGCGACATTGTTCGACACAAACACTACCACAGCGTGTGAAAGTTACGTCTACCAGAGAACTAACACCGCCGTGTATGATTTCAATTTGGAGTGCAAAGAATGGTTGCGGGTCCTGCCTGGAACATTGAACAGCGCCGGAGGAATGGTCTCCCTCGTGCTCGCCGGATTTATATCGGATCGTTTAGGTCGTCGGATGTCGATAGTATTCTTTTCTTTCAATGTAGCTTTAGTGGGAGTTATTCGAGCATTCTCTGTTAATTTTGCGATGTACACcgctttacaatttttacaaacCGCTATCGGCGGCGGTGCTTTTAGCGCGGCTTATATTTTGGCGTCCGAAATAGTGGGTCCCAAGTACCGAGTCAGAACAAGCGCCACAATATCCAGTGCGTTTGCAGTGGGGCAGGCGATCATGGGGACTATAGCTTTTCTAATACCCGCTTGGAGGACGCTCTCATTAGTTCTGTATATTCCTGTATTTGTAATAACATCGTACCTGTGGATTTTGTGTGAGAGTTACCGTTGGTTGCTcagtacaaataaacaaaaggaAGCAAAAGCGACATTGGAGTATGCCGctcgattaaataaaaaaagtatatcaGACAACGACATGAATTTCCTTTTGTCAGCGATACCTCGCAAGATTGAAGACAATAAACATGTAAACGACGGAAACGTTTTGTATCGCGTTCTGAAATCGCCAGTATTATTGCGTCGATGTTGCACTACGCCATTTATGTGGATGACGACTACGTTTATATATTACGGCTTGTCAATCAATTCGGTTAGCTTATCAGgcaatatgtatttaaattttgttgcgATAGCTGCTATCGAGATCCCTGGGTTCTGGACGGCCGTCTTACTCTTAGATAGAGTAGGCAGAAGAATCACTTTATTCGTGGGCTTCTTTGTTTGTGCAGTTTGTTGCATAGCATTTGCTTTTATACCCCAAGGGATGTATATTGCtcctttaattttatatttgacggGAAAATATTGTATAGGGATGGTTATGACTTCACTGTACTTATTTACAGCTGAATTATACCCAACGCGACATAGACATTCCTTCTTAGGTTTTTCTTCGATGTTAGGTCGTATTGGCTCGATCATAGCGCCACTAACTCCTCCCTTGATGGAATACTGGTCCGGAATACCATCTATGATGTTTGCAGTAACTGCACTGATATCAGCTGGATTAGTACTAACGCAACCAGAAACTAGAGGGCAGAATGTGCCCGATACTATCGAAGACGCAGAGCGCCtcggtaaaaaataa
- the LOC142974403 gene encoding uncharacterized protein LOC142974403, giving the protein MSCGKRRLVKLWTKPKNLRVITPSRYEQNEASVKEHWINTIKALELSYKDEQFWDSQTDTVRQLVGPAIFRRIAKIFDLPLEATKYSPKSEPSTPLVPSEQFHVGKSVSGMDARPAFSISDYEPSAEEEEGEMEEDSEGWTTSSVLTASIDKKRSKMKAAGSKSIVMTKSLSKLLSRSFSRAKTLSKGPSIKSKIMKSEQFLASPDSSAYTGDDLAVHQSVAYRYQASRQNPHFEMLYCNESETDMIKWDSHYKQKAFEVSASDEFSKRAEILTKKIAKEFYDWWTGLGNVEFKSEIKRPEDIETLFQVWFDEHASRGIMLHPKIIPCVLKSIANYTGNRKASCPNALKRQVASDIEAETSPSHIVAFGTSLPQKKKHIPPRNNTEEMWHGVRIPEDLRSMACVWEDIQHLTSTKAFQQWLQKHPQLPMPPCFKEMNVPGDKKQLFVVPSDYVVKDKRSQSQSVQELALPVSQFALELKEVLSKLMNQ; this is encoded by the exons ATGTCCTGTGGAAAGCGACGACTGGTTAAACTTTGGACCAAACCAAAAAACTTGCGAGTTATTACGCCGTCCCGATATGAACAAAATGAAGCATCGGTTAAAGAACATTGGATAAATACTATCAAAGCGCTAGAATTATCGTATAAAGATGAACAG TTTTGGGACTCCCAAACAGACACAGTACGGCAGCTGGTGGGGCCGGCCATATTCCGAAGAATCGCGAAGATCTTCGATCTGCCTCTTGAAGCCACGAAGTACTCACCCAAATCTGAACCTTCGACTCCTTTGGTGCCATCCGAGCAGTTCCATGTTGGGAAGTCAGTTAGTGGG atgGACGCACGGCCCGCGTTTTCTATAAGTGACTATGAGCCGTCggcagaagaagaagaaggagaAATGGAAGAAGATTCCGAGGGATGGACCACCTCCTCAGTACTGACAGCCAGTATTGACAAAAAGAGATCTAAAATGAAGGCGGCCGGATCTAAGTCTATAGTCATGACAAAATCCCTCTCTAAACTTCTGTCAAGATCATTCTCTCGGGCGAAAACTTTATCCAAAGGACCAAGTATTAAGTCGAAAATCATGAAATCTGAACAGTTTTTAGCATCGCCAGACTCCAGCGCGTACACTGGCGATGATTTAGCTGTACACCAAAGCGTAGCATACAG GTATCAAGCATCCAGACAAAACCCACATTTTGAAATGTTGTACTGCAATGAATCGGAAACTGACATGATCAAATGGGACTCACATTATAAACAGAAGGCATTCGAAGTGTCCGCGTCTGATGAGTTCAGCAAGAGAGCAGAAATACTTACTAAAAAG ATCGCTAAAGAGTTTTATGACTGGTGGACTGGATTAGGTAATGTGGAATTCAAGAGCGAAATTAAAAGACCAGAAGATATCGAAACACTGTTCCAG GTATGGTTTGATGAGCATGCATCTCGTGGTATTATGCTCCACCCCAAGATCATTCCGTGCGTACTGAAGAGCATTGCCAACTATACAGGAAACAGAAAG GCTTCGTGTCCCAACGCTCTGAAGAGACAGGTAGCATCTGACATCGAAGCGGAGACGAGTCCATCTCACATCGTGGCCTTCGGCACCAGCCTGCCACAGAAGAAGAAACACATACCTCCAAGGAACAACACGGAGGAAATGTGGCATGGAGTCAGGATTCCAGAGGATTTACGCAGCATGGCTTGCGTGTGGGAGGATATACAGCATCTAAC ATCAACGAAAGCTTTCCAGCAATGGTTGCAGAAGCATCCTCAGCTGCCAATGCCACCTTGCTTCAAGGAAATGAACGTTCCTGGAGACAAGAAGCAGTTGTTCGTTGTACCTTCAGACTACGTGGTGAAAGACAAGAGATCGCAGTCACAATCAGTGCAAGAACTAGCACTACCAGTGTCACAATTCGCACTCGAACTCAAAGAAGTGCTCAGCAAACTCATGAACCAGTAG